A region of Aquarana catesbeiana isolate 2022-GZ linkage group LG08, ASM4218655v1, whole genome shotgun sequence DNA encodes the following proteins:
- the NSMCE4A gene encoding non-structural maintenance of chromosomes element 4 homolog A, whose translation MSSRRSTSGEDHGDTFMDGDGAGDRDNGNRREIRHKYRELMQNMHQNRDDMLSSRSNRLTETLEQANKLFEGVSKAREAALDAQLLVLASNLGKEKASQLRTDLTVFDPSSFAEDLLTFMGINRLENPDSDSEDESFAKGYLPPDAWYKLGTGAAKYFKRTPTFHFMLGSFKTEPAVVRQRIERQRRAERVEEKRAMPAQLKKMEESHQEATEKEVERILGYLQTYFRDDPDTPISFFDFVIDPRSFARTVENIFHVSFIIRDGFARIKLDNDKLPVIEPVDQEDESEVDKDNLRRYQGVISLSHQDWKEIIETFEITEPMIPDT comes from the exons ATGTCCAGCCGGAGATCCACCAGTGGGGAGGACCATGGGGACACGTTCATGGACGGAGACGGAGCTGGAGATCGGGACAATGGGAACCGACGGGAGATCCGACACAAGTACCGGGAGCTCATGCAGAACATGCACC agaacagGGATGACATGCTCAGCTCCCGTAGTAACAGGCTGACCGAGACCCTGGAACAAGCCAATAAACTCTTTGAAGGAG TGTCCAAAGCCAGAGAAGCTGCACTTGACGCTCAGTTATTAGTTTTGGCATCAAACCTGGGGAAAGAGAAAGCCAGTCAACTCCGCACAGACCTGACAGTGTTTGACCCAAGTTCGTTTGCAGAGGATTTG CTTACCTTCATGGGCATTAATCGGTTGGAAAACCCGGACAGTGACAGTGAAGATGAATCATTTGCCAAAGGATATCTTCCCCCAGATGCTTGGTATAAACTTGGAACTGGAGCTGCTAAATATTTCAAAAGAACTCCCACCTTTCATTTCAT GCTGGGATCCTTTAAGACGGAACCTGCTGTAGTTCGGCAAAGAATCGAACGCCAACGGAGGGCTGAAAGAGTTGAAGAGAAGAGAGCGATGCCAGCACAG ctgaaaaaAATGGAAGAGTCTCACCAGGAAGCAACCGAAAAAGAAGTAGAGCGTATTCTAGGCTATCTACAGACCTATTTTAGAGACGACC CTGATACTCCCATATCTTTCTTTGATTTTGTTATCGATCCACGTTCTTTTGCTCGTACAGTTGAGAACATCTTCCATGTTTCTTTTATCATTAGG GATGGTTTTGCAAGAATAAAACTTGATAATGACAAGCTGCCAGTGATAG aACCTGTAGACCAAGAAGACGAGTCAGAAGTAGACAAAGATAATCTGCGCCGGTACCAAGGAGTCATCTCCCTTAGCCACCAAGATTGGAAg